From Methanomassiliicoccales archaeon, one genomic window encodes:
- the hpt gene encoding hypoxanthine/guanine phosphoribosyltransferase yields the protein MLENFKHSLEASPIIKKGEYDYFVHPITDGVPRMDPRILTEVLEGFKRVGDFHCDVILAPEAMGIPIAVPLSLELGIPYSVVRKRRYGLPGEVPLHQVTGYSKGEMYINGISKGDRIVLVDDVVSTGGTLRAIVLALREIGAELRDVIVAVEKGEGKKALEQELGIKIKTLVKVEVREGRLVVLN from the coding sequence AAGGGGAGTATGACTACTTCGTCCATCCCATCACAGACGGTGTCCCTCGTATGGATCCTCGCATCCTCACCGAGGTGCTGGAAGGATTCAAACGAGTAGGGGATTTCCATTGCGACGTGATACTAGCCCCCGAGGCCATGGGCATACCTATCGCGGTACCCCTTTCCTTGGAGCTAGGCATACCTTACAGTGTGGTGCGTAAGAGACGATACGGCCTTCCTGGAGAAGTACCATTGCATCAGGTCACCGGTTATTCCAAGGGGGAGATGTATATCAATGGCATCTCCAAGGGGGATAGGATAGTGCTAGTGGACGACGTTGTCTCCACTGGTGGAACTTTGCGCGCCATAGTCTTGGCGCTGAGAGAGATAGGTGCCGAGTTAAGGGATGTGATCGTCGCCGTGGAGAAGGGAGAGGGCAAGAAGGCCTTGGAGCAGGAGCTAGGGATCAAAATAAAAACCTTGGTGAAGGTAGAGGTCAGAGAGGGCAGGCTAGTAGTGCTCAATTGA